Proteins encoded together in one Asterias rubens chromosome 4, eAstRub1.3, whole genome shotgun sequence window:
- the LOC117289505 gene encoding eukaryotic translation initiation factor 2 subunit 2-like, protein MTEEEAIFDPNMKKKKKKKKTPFDLEAALEGGGDTPESTDAPAAEDTPQSTESKDTEKKTDDDFDLDEFSVKKKKKKKKTLPFDMDTMEDALAEAENAADGESQDAPMESAQMDTTDFDADLNFSLTKKKKRKKKPKLEDIEAEVMENGDKEEEKEDTEVKDTSGTTWAGTERDYLYDELLTRVFDIMRAKNPDMVTGEKKRFVMRPPQVVRVGTKKSSFVNFTDICKMLHRPTEHLLAFLLAEMGTSGSIDGNNQLIIKGRFQQKQIENILRRYIKEYVTCHTCRSSDTFLHKENRLFFLQCERCQSRCSVASIKSGYQAVTAKRAQIRAKAN, encoded by the exons ATGACCGAGGAAGAAGCG ATTTTCGATCCCaacatgaagaagaagaagaagaaaaagaagacgcCCTTTGATCTTGAGGCGGCATTAGAAGGCGGTGGAGACACACCAGAAAGCACGGATGCACCGGCAGCGGAAGATACACCCCAGAGCACAGAATCCAAAGATACAGAGAAAAAGACAGATG ATGATTTTGACTTGGATGAGTTTAGtgtaaagaagaagaagaaaaagaagaagactttACCCTTTGACATGGACACCATGGAGGATGCCTTAGCA GAAGCAGAGAATGCAGCTGATGGTGAATCTCAAGATGCTCCGATGGAATCAGCTCAGATGGACACCACTGACTTTGATGCTGATCTTAACTTCTCTCtcacaaagaagaaaaagagaaagaagAAG CCCAAGCTTGAAGACATTGAAGCGGAAGTAATGGAGAACGGTGATAAAGAAGAAGAGAAGGAAGATACGGAGGTGAAGGATACGAGTGGTACAACGTGGGCTGGCACCGAGAGAGACTACTTATATGATGAG CTCCTGACGAGAGTGTTTGACATCATGAGAGCCAAGAATCCTGATATGGTGACTGGTGAGAAGAAACGGTTTGTCATGAGGCCACCTCAGGTAGTCAGAGTCGGAACCAAGAAAAGCTCCTTTGTAAACTTCACCGATATTTGTAAAAT GCTGCATCGACCTACAGAGCATCTACTGGCATTCTTATTAGCTGAGATGGGAACCAGTGGCTCTATTGATGGCAACAACCAGTTGATTATTAAAGGACGATTTCAACAGAAGCAAATTGAAAACATTCTCCGTCGATACATCA AGGAGTATGTCACCTGTCACACATGTCGATCCTCGGATACTTTCCTTCATAAAGAGAATCGGCTCTTCTTTCTCCAGTGCGAGAGATGTCAATCTCGCTGTTCTGTTGCCAGCATCAAATCTGGTTACCAAGCCGTCACAGCGAAACGTGCACAGATTAGAGCTAAGGCAAATTAA
- the LOC117289201 gene encoding RNA-binding protein NOB1-like gives MNHQELKIGSYVLFCCLMKQRPQEPTIYLLRNMAKNRATHVVVDTVAFFKNVQLQEIAETVYTVPDVVSEIKDGATRKRLAVLPYELKYREPSSASIQTISEFAKKTGDYHSLSSVDLRVLALAYQLTKEHCGIEHLKLAPEKKVTLTSNTRPLQKATDIVGFYLPPKDTKNKDNKEEAKTEETQTEETQVESTPHQDTEENQDVQLNLSKLNVEENSDKRTERVANRDSEGLEEQQVEQNTNTDSNQPTSEVIGQRSKDDLVNSSSTDAAQAETASSGVAPEDDKENVETDGVEGGDDIDGEDDADNSDEENEEGEDGDDNDGWITPQNISRIREGGVSDMPEGVGVGCMTADFAMQNVLIQIGIPVLSVNGMLIRSTRSFVLRCRGCFKITNKMDKVFCPHCGNKTLSKVTMTTGEDGSQRIHLSQRKVINKRGMKFPLPLPKGGKHADNPILVADQPIAHNHLSRKAQMKTDIFNSDYVTGTSPFALNDTTSKSAQLGVRGFTSNAAHNRRNPNQVKPRKGRKK, from the exons ATGAATCATCAGGAGTTAAAAATAGGAAGTTATGTGTTGTTTTGCTGCTTaatgaaacagcgccctcaagagcctactatttatttattgcgAAACATGGCGAAAAACAGAGCGACCCACGTTGTAGTGGACACAGTTGCATTCTTTAAGAATGTCCAGTTACAG GAAATTGCTGAGACTGTGTACACTGTCCCGGACGTTGTAAGTGAGATCAAAGATGGAGCCACAAGGAAGAGATTAGCGGTCTTACCGTATGAGCTCAAATATAGAGAACCATCCTCTGCAAGTATTCAAACAA TCTCAGAGTTTGCCAAGAAGACTGGAGACTACCACAGTCTATCTTCAGTGGACTTGAGGGTACTTGCTTTGGCTTATCAACTGACTAAGGAACATTGTGGTATTGAGCACCTCAAACTGGCCCCTGAGAAAAAG GTAACTTTAACAAGTAATACAAGGCCATTGCAGAAAGCTACTGACATTGTTGGATTTTATCTACCACCGAAG GATACCAAAAACAAGGACAACAAAGAAGAGGCCAAGACTGAAGAAACACAGACTGAAGAAACCCAAGTCGAATCTACTCCTCACCAAGACACTGAAGAAAATCAAGACGTCCAACTTAATCTTAGTAAACTCAATGTTGAAGAAAATAGTGATAAACGGACAGAGCGGGTGGCAAACAGAGACAGTGAAGGACTTGAAGAACAACAAGTGGAACAAAATACCAACACAGATTCAAACCAACCCACATCAGAGGTCATAGGGCAGAGGTCAAAGGATGACCTTGTGAACTCTTCAAGTACAGATGCAGCTCAAGCTGAAACAGCGTCTTCAGGAGTTGCTCCTGAAGATGATAAGGAGAATGTTGAGACAGATGGAGTCGAGGGAGGAGATGATATTGATGGAGAAGATGATGCGGATAATTCTGATGAAGAGAATGAGGAGGGTGAAGACGGTGATGATAATGATGGATGGATCACTCCACAGAATATCAGTCGTATTCGTGAAGGAGGTGTTAGCGACATGCCAGAGGGAGTAGGGGTAGGATGTATGACAGCTGATTTTGCCATGCAA AATGTGCTAATCCAGATTGGGATCCCAGTCCTCTCTGTTAACGGAATGCTCATCAGGAGCACCAGGAGCTTTGTGCTGAGATGTCGAGGCTGCTTCAA aattacaaacaaaatggacaAGGTCTTCTGCCCTCACTGTGGTAACAAGACATTAAGCAAAGTAACCATGACAACAGGTGAAGATGGCAGTCAACGTATTCATCTCTCACAGCGAAAAGTCATCAATAAACGAGGAATGAAG TTTCCTCTGCCACTACCAAAGGGAGGAAAACACGCTGATAATCCCATCCTCGTAGCTGATCAACCAATCGCTCATAATCATCTCTCTCGTAAAGCTCAGATGAAGACAGATATCTTCAACTCGGATTACGTGACCGGAACCTCTCCGTTTGCTTTGAATGATACAACCAGTAAATCAGCACAGCTTGGTGTACGTGGTTTCACCAGTAACGCTGCCCACAATCGACGCAATCCTAACCAAGTCAAACCAAGAAAAGGGCGCAAGAAATGA
- the LOC117289202 gene encoding charged multivesicular body protein 1a-like produces the protein MPKIEDTLFQLKFATKQLERSAKKCEKDQKVQQAKVKKAIEQKNVEGARIYAENAIRKKNEGLNFLRMASRVDAVSSRVQSALMMKDLTKSMGQVVKGMDSAMKSMDLQKIAGVMEKFEKQFEDLDVHTQVMEGSMGQATTLTTPQDQVDKLIQEVAEENGLEMISELNAAPIASGSLSVASSSSRSVRDEDRLDQRLRALRE, from the exons ATGCCGAAAATAGAAG ACACATTGTTTCAACTCAAG TTTGCTACAAAGCAACTCGAGCGATCAGCCAAAAAGTGTGAAAAAGACCAAAAAGTCCAACAGGCCAAAGTAAAAAAG GCGATCGAACAGAAGAACGTTGAAGGAGCGAGAATATATGCTGAGAATGCTATTAGGAAGAAGAATGAGGGCCTAAACTTCTTGAGAATGGCGTCAAGGGTAGACGCAGTATCATCAAGGGTACAGTCAGCACTCATGATGAAAGAT CTGACAAAGTCAATGGGTCAAGTCGTGAAGGGAATGGATTCAGCTATGAAGTCGATGGATCTTCAAAAG ATTGCTGGCGTCATGGAGAAGTTTGAGAAACAGTTTGAGGACCTTGACGTTCACACACAG GTGATGGAAGGTTCTATGGGTCAAGCTACTACACTCACCACACCTCAAGACCAGGTGGATAAACTCATCCAAGAAGTAGCGGAAGAGAACGGCTTAGAGATGATCTCCGAGCTGAATGCCGCCCCGATTGCGTCAGGGTCTCTCTCTGTCGCTTCATCATCATCAAGGTCGGTTAGAGATGAGGATCGTCTTGACCAGAGGTTAAGAGCTCTTAGGGAATAG
- the LOC117288991 gene encoding testis-specific serine/threonine-protein kinase 4-like, whose translation MAIIPRMTSEQNETNTSEALTPSGKGNGTAKERGQSVLEQHGFTVGETIGHGSYAAVKLAYSSRHKCKVGIKIVSKRKAPEDYLKKFLPREIQVVKVLKHPNLICFLQSIETTSRVYFIMELAESGDLLDYIKSHGAVTESQTGIWFHQLVDGMEYCHDQGIVHRDLKCENILLNKNNILKITDFGFARGHMKPPDKRVILSETYCGSYAYAPPEILRGIPYDPMLGDIWSMGVVLFTMVFGRLPFDDTNHKVLLQQVQKSPSFPSNRNAADDCKDLICRILSVAKRRIHISEIREDRWFRRLGSNIIKTKKASLAKMPASSEAKLGGTGETADRTASKKVADKSD comes from the coding sequence ATGGCGATCATCCCCAGAATGACTTCTGAGCAAAACGAAACCAACACTAGCGAAGCCCTAACCCCGTCGGGTAAAGGCAATGGTACCGCCAAAGAACGGGGACAATCGGTTCTCGAACAGCATGGCTTTACCGTCGGAGAGACCATAGGACACGGGTCTTATGCTGCCGTCAAACTCGCTTACTCCAGCAGGCACAAGTGTAAAGTTGGTATTAAGATCGTATCCAAGAGAAAAGCTCCAGAGGACTACCTCAAGAAGTTTCTACCACGAGAGATTCAAGTTGTTAAAGTTCTGAAGCACCCTAACCTCATCTGCTTCTTGCAGTCAATCGAGACAACCAGCCGGGTGTATTTCATCATGGAACTGGCAGAGAGTGGAGACCTCTTGGACTACATCAAATCACATGGAGCTGTGACTGAGTCTCAAACGGGTATCTGGTTTCATCAACTTGTAGATGGGATGGAGTATTGTCACGATCAAGGCATCGTCCATCGAGACCTCAAGTGTGAAAATATTCTactcaacaaaaataacattcttAAAATCACTGATTTTGGATTCGCACGAGGCCACATGAAGCCACCAGACAAGAGAGTGATCCTGAGTGAGACGTACTGCGGCAGCTACGCCTATGCCCCGCCCGAAATCTTACGAGGAATTCCTTACGACCCTATGCTCGGGGATATCTGGAGTATGGGTGTGGTCCTCTTCACCATGGTCTTTGGAAGACTACCCTTTGATGACACCAACCATAAAGTTCTCCTGCAGCAAGTTCAGAAATCACCATCTTTCCCGTCCAACCGAAACGCAGCAGATGACTGCAAGGATCTCATCTGTAGGATTCTGTCAGTAGCCAAGAGGCGGATCCATATCAGTGAGATCAGAGAGGATAGATGGTTTCGGAGACTCGGGAGCAATATTATCAAGACCAAGAAGGCATCATTGGCTAAGATGCCAGCTTCCAGTGAGGCCAAGCTTGGAGGTACGGGAGAAACGGCGGACAGGACGGCAAGCAAGAAGGTTGCTGACAAGAGCGATTGA